One Gopherus evgoodei ecotype Sinaloan lineage chromosome 1, rGopEvg1_v1.p, whole genome shotgun sequence genomic window, TGATGGTAGCAGAATATTGCCCTCTGTTTTTCCATTTGATTATTATATCAGCAAGAACCATTGAGGCATAGGGTATATTTGAGAGATTTATGACCAGCTGGAACACATAACCCATAGGAGCTCATTAATCCTCAGGAAATGCCCCGCATCTTtatcattattactattattatatatataaagctcCAGTTATTCACAATATATGAggaaggccaaattctgtttcATTTATGTTTGAGTAAATTGAGAAATTTGTTCCTTAAGAGAAACTTTTGTGGTATGAAATTTCTCATCTTATACCAAGGACTTTTACTGTTTTAATATGCTGATAATCCAGCAAAAGAGGAGTAACTCTTTTTAAGAAGAAACCCAGTTTCTCACCTCGTTAACTTTAACAACAGGTCTGAGGAGGGTAATTTGGTCCAGATTAGGAAGAGGGAATCCCTTcttcagtttagcttaaaaaaaagacagacaaaatGTATATAATACTTAATAATTATAacttgcacttctatagcacctttccaAGGATCTCAAGGTgtttacaaacatgaatgaatAAATCCTTACAACACCCCTGGATGGTAGGTATGATCTCCATTTACAAAGGGGCAAAGAGAggtcaagaacataagaacagtcattttgggtcagaccaaaggtccatctaccctagtgtcctgtcttctgacagtggccaatgtcaggtgtttcagacgaaagaaacagaacaggtaatcagtcaagtgatccatcccctgttgcccattcccagcttctggcaaacaggctagggacacaatccctgcccatcttggctaatagccattgatggtcctatcctccataaacttgagctagttcttttttgaatgcgCTCCCATTGCCTCAGCATTTTGCAGGAAGTGCTCAGCACATTAGCTCTCCTAAGTGTCCTATCCAAAGTCACCTAGAGTTTGTAGAGGAATTGTGAACACAAGTCTTGTGCTCCAACCACTAGCAAACACCCCCTCTCCTTTGTCTGCACTGTCCAAGAAGGGTGAAAAATACATCCTGGTGAAGAGGTCCATGCACACCTATTTTGAGgacttaaatgggacttaagtgatgCATTGACTTCGTGCTGGTCCTCTGGATAGGGATTATTTTCACTTAGAATGACTGGCTAGGTTAGCACACGTAGCAGTGATACAAATTTCCCCATAGAGCTCCTCCAGGATGCCTCATCTGTTACTTGTAGAGACCAGCTCTAGAGATAATAATAATGCTGCCCCTTTTCCAATCCATGCAGCTAGTCAACGTTTGGGACTCTCGGGATGTTCCAGTAGAGAGCAGAAATTCATGGTAGGTATTTCTTTGttcatttacaaagaatgtacaaagtgctgtgtctctgaatgcagaaggacACAGCAGGAAACAGCTTCTTTTTCTCACAGCACCAAGTGCATTCTTTTAAGCCTGCACCTTTGACCCAAAAACCTCTTGTAATGGATACAACTGTAGACAGGATCATGACACCTCCCAACCTCCCAAGTTTCTTTCAGGGTCAAGCACTGTGTTTTCAGCTTctccttctgtctgtctgtcctctgcGTTTTGCTGAGTATTTTGCGTGTATGAGGGAGGGCAGAACTCTTTCACCCACTCAAAAACTCCTGGCCGGGTTCACAACCCCCTTTTGTTCTAGGTGAGGAGATTGTGATTAATTCATCCTGAGAGTTACATTAATTGAAGGGTGCCTTCACGTTCAATCTAAAAGAGGTTGTGATCCAAGCAGTCACTTGTACCTTTCAgcataacaacaacaacactcttgtatagcatttttcatccatagcactcaaagcactttaccaatgaagtcaatatcattaccctcattttacagatggggaaactgaggaatggagaggggaagtgatttacccaaggtcacccgcaggacagtggcagagctaggaatagaattcaGGTTTCTTGAgtgccagtccagtgccctataaTTCAATTTCTATGCCCAGTGAGTCCTTGGTTTCTCTGATGAAACTTCAAGTTAGTGCCAGTTGTAGTAGTGGTTTGAGAATATGTTTACTTGTCCTTTAGAAATTGGTTGATACCcacaattcatttcacatagctACCGGAAGATCATAATGATATCTTGTCATTTCTCATCTGCGTTGATGTGAAATGGTCCCCGATGGTGAAAAGCCCCATATCACATTACCAATTCCTGGAGCCATGTAACAGTTATTTTGTTAACAGAGATCAGAGCTATTAAAGGAACTGGCCACTATCCTTACCATTGGCTTCTGGGATTACTCCATTCCGTAAAACGTAAGACAGGAAATTCTCCAAAAGTGAGACCTGCCATGGGAGAGAAAATGGATTTAGGGACCACTTCCTGATATCTACAAAGCTGCTCTACTAAATCTTGGATGGAGTTGTAAGAAGAAGAGTCCCGCTCACATGAGCCGACCTCATTTGGGTAGACAAAACCACAAGTGACAATGACCTTTGGTTCTTGAGGCTTGGAGATGATGTAAAAGATACAGAACATAAGGATCTGGATCTCATTACCATGCTTGCAATAACTGAATTTAAAATAATCAGTTTCATTTACTTGCAGGAGAATTTATCTTTAACTGTACAGCAgtatctgggagattttaattcTCCTCTGCTCAGCTTTCTAGAGCTCATCAGTTGTCCTCAGGAGGAAACTGCTCTCTATGGGAGGCAGGGTTTTTCCCTGTTATGTGTTTCAGGCGTTTGTGACTAGTATTGGCTCCCACTCCCTACCTTAATGATGAGGatctgtgctgagtccctgcacaCCACCACTGCCTGTCTACCATTATAGGGTGCATGTTCTAACCTACAACATGCTGCTCCTTCTACTGCAGCATTTCAGATTACTTTTGTATGCTTCGTGGTCATAATTTTAGTGCCTCTCTGATGAAACATGATACACAAagaagagagattggaaaacatcTCATTTTTAGGAGCACTGAAAAGTTGCTGAGAAGAAGTACTGCAATACATATATATACAGCAGAAAGGATATTGACAGAGTGAGttccagaaagagagaaaagaaccaCCCAAGGATGAAGTCTAAAGATTTAGAAATGCATGTAGGGAAATTCTGCTCCTTACTCTTCAGACTGACATTTTCCCTGGGATTCTTGGGTCTTGTTTCCTAGACACGGAAACCATCAACTTACCTCAAAGAACCCAACAGTGGAGTCGGCCAAGAAGAGCTGGAATCTGAAAGGAAAGCAGTAAAAGAGGAGTTATTATAAAGGATGAAGGCACATTGTTTTAGTCATGTACAGTCACCCTCAGTGACTTCAGGTCCTATGATATTCCCATGACAAGACACTTCTCTATGGCGATACGTCCTACATGCTGCCTTCCACAGAAAAGAGCAGGAGTGTTTCTGCAGGGCATTGCCTGGAATGTGCACAGAAGTGTGGCCTGGGATAAGTTTATCCAAGATTGTGGGTGCACTTCTTTCTCTATGTTTTGTTGTGTACGTCTCACCAATACATACATTTAATTGCACCAGGTCAAGCACCAAAGATCCCCTGGCTCTCAGATCCTACTGAGAGAAATGTGCTACAGGAGCTAGGAGGTGAAATTCCACTTGGAGAATGTTAGTGATAGTGATGGCTTAGCTGAAAAACGTTCAGAAGTTCAGTTCAGTTTGCAAGCTTTCTGAGGTTCACTTACTACAACCTTCCTTCCTGTAGACCATTCTGAGGACTTCCTAACCACACCCTCCTCATTAGGTTCTGGGCACTCCACTACTCTCCTTAGGAACTCCCTCTTGAGATTCTCTGGAGTTTGGACACCTCTAATTCTTCTTGCCTGTTACCGTCTTTCTAGACAGGGTTCATGTGAGCTCAGGTTCCCAGCACCCTACTACATAATCCAATGGGTGCTTGGCACTCAGAGTCTAATCTTGTCAGGTGGGAGGGGCCGACCATCATCCACGCTTTTAGACAcatgcatttgaaaatctgggttctattttttttaacgaAAACTTAAATTCTGTAGGAAATGTCATGACCTCAGATGATAGCTTTCTGACCAGTTGGGAGTCACAATGCCAATGCTTGGAATCACTACTGTAGCATATACCTAGACCAGCCCAAATTCTTTCCTGTGTTCTGACCCCTTTGCCCTGCACTAGTCGCACAAAAGGGATGGAAAGCAGCTGGATCAGTCCAGCTGAGAATCCACTCCTCCATGTGGGGGAGCTCTCATTGATGCAGAATCATCATAATAGGCTCCTATTCCACCCTCCTATCCAGCCTGATAGATGGGGTATGCCAGGAGTGGGGAAGATGTGTGACTGGGACACAATGTGCGTCAGCTATCCCCAGCTGGCAGACAGTGCCTGGGAGGCTGTTGACAGCTAGCATAAGTTAGAGCAATGCCATGGCTGGTCTAATCTAtgctgggactggtgcagaatgaTCACGCAAATCAGGGAATCATAATTAGCTTCCCTGATGGGCCCTGCCTTCCTCTGGTGATGAGCTGATCTAAGCACAGGAGAGAATCTGGGTGAAAGATTTTTAGAGTAACAAATCCAATACAGTTTCCTTTATTAAGCCCTCTATAGAAAAGTACAAAATGAAGCAAAAGAAGATTCAGTGATCCTAAAATATGGTTGTCTTTCATCCACAGGATTTGGGCAATGTAGCCAAAAGCATCTCAGGGTCCCTACCCTTGTGAGAAAGAAGTTAAATTGCATTGGCTGCCTTTTCCTCATGCTGGACTAAATGTACAGCCAGGCTGACACAATGAAGTCCTGTTGCGTCTTAACACTGGGATCACTAATGTTGCTTCTTGAATGGCCTCAGGCCAAGCTGTCCTGTATTTACCTGTTCAGACATAATGAGCCAATCAGCTTCTGTTCAAATATAGTCAGACTGGCACTGGTGTTCGCtatctgcaggagagaagagtctTGAGTTACTGTATCCATATAGAATGGGGTCCTCTCTTAGATTCAGACACAAATATAGTCTCCTTATATCAATTAAAATGCAACAGTTCCACCTTCCTTGATAAATACTGAAGCTGTCTCAAACAGTGCTACTTTCTGCCTGATCTGGGGTTTGTGTACAGTTCAGCCTTGATTATCTCAATGTCACTGGCAATATTTAAAGTATGGACAACTGAGATTTTCATTAATCAAGGGTATTTTCTATGTCAGGAAGAGATGTCAGGGGACATGACCTATTGCTGTATAACAGGGAATTCTAGAGAACTAAGCTTCAGATAACTGAGGTAGTAATATAAGTGGGGTTTTATTCCTCTTTAAGAAAACTCACCTTCCAATAGCAATATCCTACAGGCCAGATTGTGCCCCCAAACATTCGTGTTCAACACCtggctgaagttaatggaatttgCTTATTTAAGGGCAGAATTTTCCCCTATGTGTTGCAGGTACTGACCTCTAGGACCTTCAAATGCCTTGGTTTCTGGCAATGTGGAAGAACAAACTTATTTTAACTCCTAGATGGAACGTAATCCTCTGGTCCATGGTACTTACTATGTTAACTGTAAAGATGGATTGGGTGGTTGAGTCTGGCAGGACAGCAAGCACCTCCATGGAGGCACAGATCTCTAGAGTAAAGGTATCTGTCTGTAAACTGACCACAGGTGGAGCAGCAGCCCTCAGGTTCATCACTGCAGGACGTGCTTCTACATAATACTTGGCAATCTGTAGGGTTTCAAGGCAAAGAAGGAGAGTCTGAAAGTAGCCTTTATATAGAACAAATCTGAATAGTGAAgttataattaaaattaaaattgttattttgaaAGGGTTCCTGAAGATCAAACTTTAGACAAAGTGTTAACAAGATAGCAGAGTCCTTACAGCAACAGGAATAGGAATGTCTTCTATGATgacctgatcatcttggctataTCAAGAATGTTGAGGAAAGTCCCCTCCATTACCAGAAGCCCCATTCCCTTCAATAGATGAAGGGAAGCAATTTCCAGAGGAATAAATTCTAGTTTGTGAACATGTCTGAGAAAAAGGAAACATGAAGATGGCACTCAAGCAAGCCAACAAAGAGGCTGAGGCGCCAATGTATCATCATTAGAGTGCATGGTACTTTGCAGATAGATATGATTATGAGGAACTTGGCATAGGAGCTTGGCTACTGCATTTATgatgggaaaaaaatctattttcaccCTGGAAATAGACGGGAACATTTAATCCCTAGAGTGCTGAGATTGTTTAGACTCATGCTCAGCATTTGGTAGTAGTTCTTATATCCATTTTCATTCCCTCAGTTTGTCTCTCCAGCCCAGCAGGAGCCCAAGCTGCCTCTTCACTGCCCTCTCCACTCCTGCTCTATCCATCTTCCTCACATAAATTAAATGAAACCCCACCATCTCCCTTGTCCTTCCGTAGACCACATGCAAATGTTAGAAGTTGCCATCTTCCTCACACAGGTAGAAAGGCCAGTGATTCCTTCCTGCCTACCTGCCAGCTTTGTTTCCCAACATGCAGCCACTTTGCTATTCATTAATAGCTCTTCACCATCATCTTCCTCCTCAGCTGCTGATGCACACTCTCGCCCACCTGCTGGTCTGTCAGAAACCAGCAGCCAGGTGACCCAAGTCATGACAGTTTGGGCAGGAGAAAGGGATTCTTAGGAGAGATGTCTTGGGGCCAGTTAGGACTCACTCGAAGCAAGAGTTGTGACCTAGACCTGCCTCCCAGCCACTGTGCATCTTCCCCTTCTCCAACACAGTGAAACACAGTGGCTCCACCAAACCATTGGAGATTAACCATTACTCAGATGACACCCACACTGGGACTAGCTATGGTGGTTTCTTAAGGGTTCACAGAACTAAAGATACTCACCTCAGGAATGATGCTGCCAAATGTCTCTGTTGTTACATTAAAATAACTGGAAAGCTgcaaaacaaatgaaagaaattaTTCCATCCTGTGTGAGCTTCATGTCTAGGTTTTCTTTAAATCTGCTGTTTATTGTCATTTTATTGACCTAGCACCTTTGAACCTTGGAAAATTGCTAGGGGGAGTCCTAGAGCACTGAGTCAAATTCTCACTAACCtgcccaaaagaaaaaaacctgcataTTGGAGAAACAAAGATTAAAACCTTCCGCAGAAATACAGGTGCAATATTCTGCTCACATTTGGGCCTGTAGTTGGCTGTTGCTGGAAAATATAGAATCCACTGGAGACAGGTCTCAAAGCTCTGCTCGGCCTCCCAGCTACAGGCAAAACTGCTATGCTTTGTGACATCTGCTTAGCCCACAGGTAGAGCCAGTTCAGTTCCAGGCATCCCTCCTTGTACTTTGAGTCAGAAAAGGCTCCTCAGAAAGCTGCCAGTAAGGCAGCAGAGTCCCCAGCATGAATTTCCTTGTCCTTTTCAGAGGAGAATATGGTTCAGATCTGTGACATGTCACTTTTGAAGATAAAGTGTGCCTATTTTGTACCTTGTTTAATGGCACTTCTGAATTTTGCCTGACAAATCTAGATACTATATAGTGGCAAAATAAAGAATTAGTATTAGAGACCATGATCACACTCTGATAACTGCATGGCTTGGTTAACACTGAGCCTGTAACTGCACTGCAAATGAGTTTGTAAAACCCCCTTCTCTGAAGGACCATACCCGGAACATTTTTAATCCCTTCATCTGCAAGTGCCACTCACCTCTTCTATGATGGTGATGTTGAAGGCCCCTGCTGTGTAATAAGCCAGCGAGGCAGACTTAAAGAAATACTCAGAGATGCCGAAGTAAAGCATGGAATCCCTTTTGTCTGGGAGAATGAAGGGAGCTGGTACAAAGGCAAGGTCAGTCCAATTTCCAACTGGATAGATTGCGCCCTGCAAAATATTATTGTCATGTATAAAAACAAAGCCTGTCAAAAACTCTGAATGCATTTACAATGGAGGATCTTACAGGGCCCTCCAGGGAGAACGCTCTTGGCCTGTTTTTCAAAGATGCCAAGCATCCACTGAAGACAGCAGAGGCTACTCAGGGGTCAGCACTCTAGAAAATGAGGCAACTTATTTCTGTGCCTAAATATTGATTGAGGAGCCTGGCTTTAggctgctatttttaaaaaatcttgccCCTTGCCTCCATCCATAAAAATTCAAATCTGAGAACTGTCATTCAGAGCTATCCAGTGATGTCATCTGCTAGGATGGTGCATAAGGAGAGAGGTGatctctaaggcaggggtggggaaactttTTTCTATCAGGGGCCACTGACCCACAAAAagaatcagtggtgggcaacataCAGCCTCACAAGGGGGTTGGGGGAtagaggctcagggcttcccctaggctctggggtgggaccagaaatgagggcttcaggatgtgggagggggctccaggctcaggcagagagttggggtgcggaAGGGGAGTGAAgcctccagctggaggtgtgggctctggcaaagggttggggatgaggggtttggggtgcaggacggggctctgggctggggccaagcagTTTAGAGTGTGGGAGCAGGCTCAAAGCTgtggcagaaggttggggtgtgggaggaggttcagggtgcaggatccgggtggagttggggtgtgggaggaggctcagggctggggcagggggttgggatgtggatgggggtgtgggatctgggagggagttggggtgtgggagggggttcggggtgcaggctccatctgggcagtgcttacctcaagcagatggctcctggttggcagtgcagtggggctaaagcaggctccttgcctgccctggctctgtgctgctcttgGAAGTGACTAccatgtccggctcctaggtggaggggccagaAGGCTCTGCATGGTGCACGCTGCCCACGCCCACAACTCTCattggcagtggggggcagtgcacagagcttccctgattgcTCCTGCTCCTAGGGGTCTTAGGGACATGCCAgtcgcttccaggagctgcggcCAACCCTAGCTTCCCCCTGTAGTGGGGCAAGCCAGTGCttgtggctccagccctgggtgggAGTGCCAAGGCTTGGGGCTTCCAGCCCGCGGTGTGTAGACTTGCTGCGGGCTGGATGAAATGAAGCagcgggccagatccagcccgcaagttccccatccctgctctaaggGTTTGTCCACAAGGATACTTAGTGAGCGGCAAGCTGGAGTCTAGATCTACAAGCATGCTAGCCTATCATGCACTAACTGGCTGTGTGAGCCCTACCGTCATACACTAAAAAAGTTCTCTACTATTCACTGACCTACTAGGTCAAGGCTGCCAGGGCTTAAACCATACAGATCAAAATCAACACCTTGAAATGCACTGAGAAACAAATTGGTAGCCAGTTCAGGCCAAGGAGCACAGGTCatgtagaaagaaaaagaaatataggAAAAGCCAAATATACTTGGAGTAACTATCGCATGAACTATAACATTAGCCAGGGGATAAACAATAAAGGTTTTAAACTCTGAAGTGCTGAATATTTCTGAAACTAGaatattttaaggaaaaaaaatcccctctgtatgtttttacaaaacaaaacaaaatttaaaatgattttttaaatcgtGAAAATGCTCAGGATATTAAAAATCCAAACTATGTATCCACGTAGTAAAACAAACTGTTTTTACACTTCACATAGCATGACAAGAAAATCTTACTACTCAGCATCACACCTAAGCAGGATGCATCATCCTTCATGTTTCCCTTAGTTGAAGGAATCTCTCAGGGTCTTGagtcttaggctttgtctacactggcactttgtcattcaggggtgttaaataaaacacccccctgaatgacaaaagttttactgacgaaaagcgctggtgtgaacagcgctttgctGGGTGGTgcggggtggaagttttttgtcaccaggagagctctctcctgccaacaaacagcagctacactgtgtgCCTTTTAGCGGTATGGCTGTAGCGGaacagctgtgtcactaaaagcCTTGTAGTGTCGCCATAGCCTCAGCAGTGCTCTTCAGACTTGGCTTGCTCTTGTTCAAGAGCTCTCTCTATCTACTTCCTGGATTTGTTGCTTAATCATTGCTCCTAAAATGTacactctctcttcctctctcgtTCCAGGGTCTTGATCTTCTAATTcatacaactcccattgaaatcaatggacaggATAATCAGGCCCCAGAAATCtacttccctcttttctcctaGGGTGGGTTACATACTGTGTTTtccctcttttcctttctctttttttccttttaatctgCTCAGTCTTCTTTTACTGCTCTCTATTTGCTATGGGAAACTGAACAACAGAATCAAAATGAcctgttccattaatttatttaacaATCATGTCATGTTTCTACAACAGAATTGttggaaaaaacaaactaaatgaGACATTGCTTTGGAGTCTCTCATTGGATTCAGATCATAATGTTGAACCAAAACCaaccatctgttgtctcttgtcttggattgtaatctctttggggcagggactgtttttttgttctttgcttgtacagcaccaagcgcAATGGGGTattgggccatgactggggctcctaggtgctatggtcaTACATataaacaataatgataataataattaataataaataaataataaccatGCCAATCTAACAAAGGATAAGAAGTCTATCAAAAGAGCACAGTTCCAGACAACTAGTATTAAAGGCAATTACCTTTAAGTCCAGATCAATGTATGATTGGAAGACTCCTGGAGAGTTAACTAGGGAGTAGTCTATTTGGGCAAAGGCATCAATCTGGATAGGGACTGTAAAGGTGGTAGATAAAACAAAACAGCTATTAAGTATAACACAGCCAGTAATGTTTAATTAAGAGTGAATGCAGTTCTTGGAGGAGAAAAGGCTCAaacaaggagggaggaaaaaatcaaaacaaatgtttttggtTAAGAACCCAAGGTATTCCCTAGGAAACCCCACTGACCAACAGTGATTCAGACCTAACTCTCCTCTTGTCCCACCCAACAGTTAGTTGACCACTTTCCCCAAGTTCTGCTTTTGCGGGAAACTCTTCAGAACTGAAGGAGGCATTGGCATTTCTTGACACTGTCGACCACTTCTGAGCACATCCTATGAGTCTGTAACTTCCAATTGATTTCAGTTGAAGTTCTGTGCTTACAGAGAGGGAAGAATGGACCCTTAAAATATTGTGGCAAGAAACGGGTAAGTACTACACCTTTCGGGCTCaaccctgcaaagtgctgagtacctCCTTCAAGATACAGAGTGCCCTTAACTCCCACAGTCTTCAGGATAATTGATGACCTACAGCACCTTCCAGGAAGCAATCAGCACCTTGCAGGTTTAGGCCATTGTAGATGAAGACCAGATTTGCAACTGTATGAAGGCATCAGGGGCTaatgggattttctaaagcacctaagCAACAAGGTAagttgcctaactcccattgatttcagtgtataGCCTCTTTGGCCTTCACTATGGTGTGTTTAGCTCCATATTGGATTGAAATTCCATCAGAGTAGTGGTACAAGGCTGATAGAAGATAGTTAAATCTGGAGTACTCTCACTGAAATTGAATAGTTTTAAACAATAGACTGGCACCCAAACAGGAGAACTGGTTTATCGGGAGAGAGGTCGCCTGGCAATACAGTCACCTGCCAGGGATTTCTGATTGGCTGCGGAGGTTGATCCAGGAGACTCCTTCCAAAGGGACTGGAAGGTTATAAAATACAGTAGCTACTCTATTCAGAGTCTTCCCTGGCCATTTTTCATGAGCTCAAGCTGAAAGGAGCTGCATGTAGCAGGCTGATGAGAAAAGTGGAAACCTGCCTTCCTGAACACAGATGGGCCTCCAAGGATTCCCAAGGGAAGGGAGAGCTAGCGAGTGGAAAGCATTTAGGATGTTTGTTGTTTTATAAATGATCTGTACTCTCTTGGGCTTTATCTGTTACATAAAAGAGCAATGTGTAGagtgtctctctgtgtgttttattCTTCACAACTGCCATGTGCCTCCTGAGAGGATAAACAATAACCCAGCAGGCTCACACCTTTTgatggagttctgggagaggatGCGTTTAAACTATTGAGGTATCTTGGAGCATCAGGGCTGGTTCTGGGTGTTTAAGAGACTCCATTGCCAGTAGCAGGCTGAGAGCCAGTGCCCAAGAAATGTGCCAGAGAAGACCCGGGAGAAAACAGTGCTTCAGATTGCTGAGACCCAGGGAAGTTTAAACCAACCAGGGACCCATCACAGCCATCTGACGGGCACCCAGCAGTGGGAGCTCAACCGAGATCTATGACAGTAGCTgacaagaaaacaacaaaatctgAACAGCATGAGAATTGTAAAGAAAAGGCAGTGTCAGAGACTCACCCTGAAGTGTTCTGAGCTGTGCATCCATCTGCCGGATCCCTTGTCTGATGTTTGGACATGACTGTATAAAAATACAGAGAAATTACATACTGGCTAGTATATATTGTATCCTTCCGTCTCTAGTGGATGAAAGTCAGATCTGCTCAAGCAACTGTGATTATGTCACTCTCTAGTGGCAGGTCCACAAATTCCTATTTTATCTCTCATGATGTATGTATGCAGTTTAACTGACAACCATGATGTACATAGTCACAGATGTGTTGAGTATGAGGAGCATGAATGTATAAAATAACTGATTGTCATAGAAACTCCATGAGCTAAGTTGTTGGCCCTGCTACAGCCCTTTTGTGCAAGTCAGTCAGAGGGAGAATCCGACTCTATGGTGTTTATGATTATTGCCGTGACCAGGAATTGCAGAGCTTATTTGGAAGTTGGTGCCTGCAAACGGATGCTGATGAACGTGCCGGTCAGCACAGAATCAGGTTGTATTTTTTCTAGTTATCAGGTAATTCATTAGTCAAGTTCAAGACTGTCGCCTCTGAGATGATGCAGTTCCATGTATTCCTTAAGTTTCTCCCTTTAAACAATTTATAAAGACTTACATGTGTATCCAAGCTCCTTTGAATGGGCTTCTCCAGGTATCTAGTAAAGAATTTATAGAGCCAgctagagaaaagaaaaagaagagaaaggcCATTGCTTCAGTTAGTTGAACACTATAGTCACCGTGTGTCATGCATCCTAA contains:
- the BPIFC gene encoding BPI fold-containing family C protein, whose amino-acid sequence is MLKFWYFFLLLHLLIQQLDANPGLKVRITQKGLDYGKEIGLEILKQRIKEESFLDWSGREKSGVGDVDYTISGVRINTIEFPDASVSLIPGIGIKLSTQRAYATISMNWSIRTWLFKDSGSGTVSISGVFITSVFTMSQDSTGHPSMSLDSCQMSIKGVEVKLNGTISWLYKFFTRYLEKPIQRSLDTHSCPNIRQGIRQMDAQLRTLQVPIQIDAFAQIDYSLVNSPGVFQSYIDLDLKGAIYPVGNWTDLAFVPAPFILPDKRDSMLYFGISEYFFKSASLAYYTAGAFNITIIEELSSYFNVTTETFGSIIPEIAKYYVEARPAVMNLRAAAPPVVSLQTDTFTLEICASMEVLAVLPDSTTQSIFTVNIIANTSASLTIFEQKLIGSLCLNRFQLFLADSTVGFFEVSLLENFLSYVLRNGVIPEANAKLKKGFPLPNLDQITLLRPVVKVNEGYLLISTDIDYKL